From the genome of Nicotiana sylvestris chromosome 2, ASM39365v2, whole genome shotgun sequence, one region includes:
- the LOC138885224 gene encoding uncharacterized protein, translating into MGYSDLIIRLAQGEWETRDVKFIPYSQYMEDLSKRFKAVEFRYIPHFHNELAKALATLATMLPYPGNVQIDPLEIQIRERHGYCNTVKAEPNVQPWYHDIKRFLKTKEYPEQANGDQKRTIRRLSSGFFLSGEVLYKRTPDLNL; encoded by the coding sequence ATGGGATATTCAGATCTGATTATCCGACtagctcaaggagaatgggaaactcgggatgtaaAGTTTATTCCATACAGCCAATAtatggaagatcttagcaagcggttcaaagcagtcgagttcaggtacattcctcattttcacaatgagttagccAAGGCACTCGCTACTTTGGCTACGATGTTGCCATATCCAGGCAATGTCCAGATTGaccctttggaaatccaaatccgagaaaggcatggttattgcAATACGGTTAAGGCGGAACCAAATGtccagccatggtatcatgatattaagagatttttgaaaaccaaagaatatcccgagcaagccaatggagaccaaaagagaaccattagaaggctttCTAGTGGTTTTTTCTTGAGCGGAgaggttttgtacaaaaggactccagatctcaaTCTTTAA
- the LOC138885225 gene encoding uncharacterized protein, whose product MVNVEDPLEAVLLNMDVDDDAERVECVSALHGMGLYSYEPRKLSLDLENHKTPPTKPSIEEPSVLELKPLPPHLRYEYLGPNFTLPIILSSCLTNVQVDATLAVLQKCERAIRWTLVDIQCISPAFCMHKIILEEDARPSPEHQRRLNEAMQEVVKKEVIKWLDDGVVYPISDSSCTSLVQCVLKKGRMTVVTNANNELIPTRTVTGWRVCMDYRKLNKVTRKDHFPLSFLDQMLHYLAGRSFYCFLDGYSGYNQILIAPEDQEKTTFTCPYDTFAFSRMPFGLCNAPATFQQCMMAIFTDMVEDILEVFMDDFSVVGESFEECLTNWDQFDLEIMDRKGRENQVADHLYRLEAEGRASDGLEINDAFPDKQLLVVSIHDMSWFADVANYLVTGIIPYELSSNQRKKLKWDSLDYYWDEPYLFKNFTNGVIRRCVPEEEQLNAGDFVRRCDECQRAAGISKKDEMPLNTILEVDIFGTPHSIISDGGSHFCNRAFDSLLAKYGIRIFEQMVCEMLQEL is encoded by the exons atggtgaatgttgaggacccacttgaggcagtgctcttgaacatggatgttgatgatgatgccgAGAGAGTTGAATGTGTAAGCGCTTTGCATGGTATGGGCttgtattcttatgagcctaggaagttatccttggatcttgagaatcacaaaactcccccaaccaagccatctattgaggagccgtCGGTGttagagttgaaaccacttcctcctcacctcaggtatgaatacttgggccctaatttcactttgcctattattctttcgtcttgcttgactaacgtgcaggttgacgccactttggcggtttTACAAAAGTGCGAGAGGGCGATCAGATGGACATTGGTGGATATTCAGtgtataagccccgccttttgcatgcataagatcatattggaggaggatgcaaggcCCTCACCTGAACACCAAAGGAGACTCAAcgaagctatgcaagaagtggtcaagaaggaagttatcaagtggcttgacgacggtgtggtgtatcctatttctgacagctcaTGTACTTCTCTGGTGCAATGTGTACTGAAGAAGGGTAGGATGACTGTGGTAACCAATGCtaacaatgagttgattcctactcggACAGTGACgggatggagagtttgtatggactatagaaagcttaacaaggtgactcgaaaggatcatttcccgttGTCGTTCCTCGACCAAATGCTTCATTATCTTGCGGGTCGATCATTCTATTGCTTTTTAGATgggtattcggggtacaatcagattctcATCGCcccggaagatcaggaaaagacgaCCTTTACTTGTCCCTACGACACATTTGCATTTTCGAGGATGccgtttggattgtgtaatgccccaGCGACCTTTCAACAatgtatgatggcaattttcaccgatatggtggaagatatattggaggtctttatggatgattttagcgtggtGGGGGAATCCTTTGAAGAATGCTTGACAAATTGggatc agtttgatctagaaattatggaccgaaaaggaagagaaaatcaagtggcggaccacttgtacCGCTTGGAAGCAGAGGGGAGGGCTTctgatggccttgaaatcaatgatgcgTTCCCGGATAAACAACTCCTTGTGGTATCTATTCATGATATGTCGTGGTTTGCCGATGTGGCAAATTATCTTGTGACCggtataatcccgtatgagctctcttctaaccaaaggaagaagctcaagtgggatagtttggattattattgggatgagccatatttgttcaagaATTTCACCAATGGTGTAATTCGCCGATGTGTCCCggaagaagaacaattga atgccggtGATTTTGTCaggagatgtgatgaatgccaacgagccgctgggatttctaaaaaggatgagatgcctctcaacacaattctagaggtGGACATTTTTGGCACTCCACAttctatcattagtgatggtggttcccatttttgcaaccgggcttttgattcattgcttgccaagtatggt attaggatttttgagcaaatggtttgtgagatgttgcaggaattATGA